In Tuberibacillus sp. Marseille-P3662, the following proteins share a genomic window:
- a CDS encoding MFS transporter produces MSELIKRPKSWVLVLTIGLGTLLNPLNSSMIAVALTRLQSEFQLSFADASWLISAFYLASAAAQPVTGKLSDMFGPKRLFLAGLVVVALASLLAPFSPSFGWLIVFRVLQAIGSSTLFPSGMSMVRTSITEGQGKALAALAVFSSTSAAFGPSIGGFLIESWDWPAIFLVNFPFIIVSFLMAIFVLPNKGMGKIELGRIDFGGIVLFSVSMISFILFLFSLKTDIRWWTLFILIIAGSSFYLYEKRRHEPFIDLDALKKNVNVTLIYVQFMSINLIFYCYFFGLPTFLQQVRNYSSGRAGIIMLAMAGCGVIVAPLAGRWIDLRGSKPSLLAGAVTILVGTGLILTLNQASPLWWLIIIMVILGISNGFNNISMQTALYEQVNAEETGTASGLFQTSRYLGSILSSTLLGLLFNTHLDITHLHYVAMVCLAVSVLVVCLGLRHPSRQSARN; encoded by the coding sequence ATGTCCGAATTAATTAAAAGACCAAAGTCATGGGTTCTAGTCTTGACCATTGGCCTTGGTACGCTGCTTAATCCTTTGAACTCATCTATGATCGCTGTGGCGTTAACGCGGCTTCAAAGTGAATTCCAGTTGTCATTTGCTGATGCGTCTTGGTTAATTTCTGCCTTTTACTTAGCAAGTGCGGCTGCCCAGCCTGTTACAGGCAAACTCAGTGATATGTTCGGTCCGAAACGTTTATTTTTGGCAGGACTTGTTGTCGTTGCTCTGGCATCGCTTCTTGCGCCGTTTTCTCCCAGTTTTGGTTGGTTAATCGTGTTTCGCGTGCTCCAAGCTATTGGCAGTTCAACGTTATTTCCAAGTGGTATGTCTATGGTCAGAACAAGTATTACAGAGGGGCAAGGGAAAGCATTGGCAGCACTCGCGGTATTTTCATCAACGTCCGCTGCTTTCGGCCCTTCAATCGGTGGCTTTTTAATTGAATCATGGGATTGGCCAGCGATTTTTTTAGTTAACTTTCCGTTCATTATTGTCTCGTTTTTGATGGCTATTTTTGTTTTACCTAATAAGGGAATGGGAAAAATTGAACTCGGCCGCATTGATTTCGGCGGCATCGTTTTGTTTAGTGTCAGTATGATTAGCTTTATTCTGTTTCTATTTTCTTTAAAGACAGATATTCGCTGGTGGACCTTATTTATTCTGATCATTGCCGGAAGCAGTTTCTATCTTTATGAAAAACGCCGGCATGAGCCTTTTATTGATTTGGATGCATTGAAGAAGAACGTGAATGTGACATTGATCTATGTTCAGTTCATGAGTATCAATCTTATTTTTTATTGTTACTTTTTTGGCTTACCTACCTTTTTGCAACAGGTTCGAAATTATAGCAGTGGGAGAGCGGGGATCATCATGTTGGCGATGGCTGGTTGTGGCGTGATTGTGGCCCCGCTTGCTGGCCGGTGGATTGATCTTCGCGGTTCCAAGCCGTCATTATTAGCAGGAGCGGTAACGATTTTAGTTGGAACGGGTTTGATCTTGACATTGAATCAAGCTTCACCGCTATGGTGGTTGATCATCATCATGGTTATTCTTGGAATTAGTAATGGTTTCAATAATATCTCAATGCAGACAGCACTCTATGAGCAAGTGAATGCTGAAGAAACGGGAACGGCCTCAGGATTGTTCCAAACAAGTCGTTACTTGGGTTCAATTTTATCATCTACGTTGCTCGGACTGTTATTTAATACTCATTTAGATATTACCCACCTCCATTATGTGGCAATGGTTTGTCTGGCTGTGAGTGTGCTCGTTGTTTGTCTAGGCCTACGGCACCCAAGCCGACAATCTGCAAGAAATTAA
- the glpK gene encoding glycerol kinase GlpK, whose protein sequence is MSEKYIMALDQGTTSSRAIIFNEQGETVATGQKEFQQFFPHPSWVEHDANEIWTSVLSVMAAALTNANLTADQIAGIGITNQRETTVVWDKNTGLPVYHAVVWQSRQTESICEDLRSQGLEDTFRKKTGLLIDPYFAGTKVKWILDNVDGAREKAENGDLLFGTIDSWLIWKLTGSESHVTDYSNASRTLMFNIHDLKWDDELLDVLGIPKSMLPEVCPSSGIFGHTVGHHFFNQEVPIAGAAGDQHAALFGQACFEKGDAKNTYGTGCFMLMNTGEEPVASDNGLLTTIAWGLDGKVEYALEGSIFVAGSAIQWLRDGLKVIEDSPESETYASKVESTDGVYVVPAFVGLGTPYWDSDVRGAAFGMTRGTTRAHFIRATLESLAYQTKDVLDAMQKDSGIHLKKLRVDGGAVANNFLMQFQSDILDVPVERPTVSETTALGAAFLAGLAVGYWHDRSEIAKQWNVDRAFSPDMDENTRQDLYSGWQKAVKAAQAFK, encoded by the coding sequence ATGAGTGAGAAGTACATTATGGCGTTAGATCAAGGAACAACGAGTTCACGGGCGATCATTTTTAACGAACAAGGGGAAACAGTCGCTACAGGGCAAAAGGAATTTCAGCAGTTTTTTCCACACCCGAGCTGGGTTGAACATGATGCCAATGAAATTTGGACCTCGGTTTTATCTGTCATGGCTGCAGCTTTAACCAACGCTAATCTGACGGCTGATCAAATTGCGGGAATCGGTATCACTAACCAAAGAGAGACAACGGTTGTTTGGGATAAGAATACAGGGCTTCCCGTCTACCATGCGGTTGTTTGGCAATCACGGCAAACGGAGTCCATATGTGAAGACTTGCGCAGTCAAGGATTAGAAGATACATTTCGGAAAAAGACGGGGCTATTGATTGACCCTTACTTTGCGGGAACAAAAGTCAAATGGATTTTGGATAACGTTGATGGGGCCCGTGAAAAAGCTGAAAACGGTGATTTGTTATTTGGCACGATCGACAGCTGGCTCATTTGGAAGCTGACTGGTTCGGAGTCCCATGTCACTGATTATTCAAATGCCTCACGTACCTTGATGTTCAACATTCATGATCTTAAATGGGATGATGAACTGCTTGATGTTTTGGGTATTCCTAAAAGCATGTTGCCGGAAGTCTGTCCATCTTCAGGTATCTTTGGTCACACAGTCGGGCATCATTTCTTTAATCAAGAAGTTCCGATTGCCGGAGCAGCAGGTGATCAACATGCTGCATTGTTTGGGCAAGCTTGCTTTGAAAAAGGGGATGCGAAAAACACTTACGGCACCGGTTGTTTCATGCTGATGAACACAGGGGAAGAACCTGTAGCATCGGATAACGGTTTGTTGACGACCATTGCCTGGGGACTGGATGGTAAGGTTGAGTATGCTTTGGAAGGCAGTATTTTTGTGGCTGGTTCAGCGATTCAATGGTTGCGTGATGGATTGAAAGTCATTGAAGATTCACCTGAAAGCGAAACCTATGCATCAAAGGTAGAATCAACGGATGGGGTTTATGTCGTTCCCGCTTTCGTTGGACTCGGTACGCCTTATTGGGATAGTGATGTACGCGGCGCTGCCTTTGGAATGACTCGCGGTACAACGCGCGCTCATTTTATCCGGGCAACTTTGGAATCTTTAGCCTATCAAACGAAAGATGTTCTTGATGCTATGCAAAAAGACAGCGGCATTCATTTGAAAAAATTACGGGTCGATGGCGGTGCGGTCGCTAATAACTTCTTAATGCAGTTCCAAAGTGATATATTAGATGTTCCCGTCGAACGTCCGACGGTGAGTGAAACGACAGCACTTGGAGCCGCCTTTCTCGCTGGTTTGGCTGTCGGTTACTGGCATGATCGTTCCGAAATTGCGAAGCAATGGAATGTAGACAGAGCGTTTTCACCAGATATGGATGAAAATACACGCCAAGATTTATACAGCGGTTGGCAGAAGGCTGTGAAAGCGGCACAAGCGTTTAAATAA
- a CDS encoding type 1 glutamine amidotransferase domain-containing protein, which translates to MRLEGKKVVQIASKDFEDLELWYPVLRLREEGATVHIAGESASEGYTGKYGVPVDSGFAFKDIDPNNYDAMLVPGGWSPDKLRRDKDVLSIVRKMNEQQKTIGQICHAGWVLISAKILDGKQVTSTPGIKDDMENAGATWLDEPVVVDGNLVSSRRPPDLPEYMREFIRVLENQA; encoded by the coding sequence ATGCGTCTGGAAGGTAAGAAAGTCGTTCAAATTGCCAGTAAGGATTTTGAGGATTTAGAACTATGGTATCCAGTATTACGTTTAAGAGAAGAAGGCGCGACAGTTCATATTGCTGGTGAAAGCGCTAGTGAGGGGTATACAGGTAAATATGGTGTGCCGGTCGATTCCGGCTTTGCTTTTAAGGATATCGACCCAAATAATTATGATGCGATGCTAGTTCCGGGCGGTTGGTCGCCGGACAAATTAAGACGTGATAAGGATGTATTGTCGATTGTTCGAAAAATGAATGAACAGCAAAAAACAATCGGCCAAATTTGCCACGCTGGTTGGGTTTTAATCTCAGCCAAGATATTAGATGGCAAACAAGTGACCAGTACACCTGGGATTAAAGATGATATGGAAAATGCCGGTGCCACTTGGTTGGATGAGCCTGTCGTCGTTGATGGAAATCTTGTGTCCAGTCGCCGTCCGCCAGATCTACCAGAATACATGCGTGAATTTATTAGGGTCTTGGAGAATCAAGCATAG
- a CDS encoding glycerol-3-phosphate responsive antiterminator, with amino-acid sequence MSDIQQMILPAVRNFKGFEKLLESSFDHIVLLDTHVAHLQSMVSYAKRNHKKVFLHADLVHGLRSDEYAAEFLCQTVKPDGIISTRSHVLMTAKKKGITAIQRLFLLDSMALETSYRLIEKIEPDYLEVLPGLASKMIAEITQKTGIPIIASGLIRDEAELKQAFDSGAVAISTSTSKLWHFTIDEN; translated from the coding sequence ATGTCCGATATTCAGCAAATGATCTTACCGGCAGTTAGGAATTTTAAAGGATTTGAAAAATTACTGGAGTCATCTTTTGATCATATTGTTCTACTTGATACACATGTGGCTCATCTACAAAGCATGGTAAGTTATGCCAAACGCAATCATAAAAAAGTGTTTCTGCACGCTGATCTTGTCCATGGACTTAGAAGTGACGAGTATGCCGCCGAATTTCTCTGTCAAACAGTCAAACCCGATGGGATCATTTCAACACGCTCCCATGTGTTAATGACAGCGAAGAAGAAAGGGATTACAGCGATCCAGCGTTTATTTTTGCTCGATTCGATGGCTTTAGAGACAAGTTATCGTTTGATTGAAAAAATTGAACCTGATTATCTGGAGGTGCTTCCAGGCCTTGCTTCCAAAATGATTGCTGAAATCACTCAAAAAACGGGTATACCGATTATTGCCAGTGGTCTAATTAGGGACGAAGCAGAGCTTAAACAAGCTTTTGATAGCGGGGCTGTGGCGATTTCTACGTCAACGTCAAAGCTTTGGCATTTTACAATTGACGAAAATTAA
- a CDS encoding NAD(P)/FAD-dependent oxidoreductase yields the protein MSKHIVILGGGYGGLLSALTVREHLSADDAYVTVVNRYPTHQIITELHRLAAGNVDEKAVALPLEKLLKGKNVELKVANVKEVSPDKQEVALSNGGTLNYDALVVALGSHTAFFGIPGLEENSFLLKSVDDANRIRKHVENRIREYAQTKNKADATFIVGGGGLTGVELVGEFADLMPELTKKYGVDPNDISLMCVEAAPSILPGFSEELIERATSSLEARGVQFLTGLPVTKVEGDAVELKDGQTINAKTLVWTGGVQGNPVVADSGIEVNRGRAVVNDYLQSNSHDNIFVAGDSAVVMKEDGKPYPPTAQISWQMGELIGYNLYAYLKDKAFDTFDPVMSGTLASLGRKDGIATVGANNTQLKGMPASMMKQASNVRYLSHIKGLFSLAY from the coding sequence ATGTCTAAACATATTGTCATATTAGGCGGCGGCTATGGCGGATTGTTGTCTGCTTTAACCGTACGTGAACATTTAAGTGCAGACGACGCTTATGTCACAGTCGTTAACCGCTATCCAACGCATCAAATCATAACAGAACTTCATCGTCTGGCCGCGGGCAACGTCGATGAAAAAGCCGTTGCTCTACCATTAGAAAAGCTGCTCAAAGGCAAAAATGTGGAGCTTAAAGTGGCCAACGTCAAAGAAGTCTCACCAGACAAACAAGAAGTGGCGCTTTCAAATGGCGGCACATTAAATTATGATGCTCTTGTTGTGGCCCTCGGCAGTCATACGGCCTTCTTCGGCATACCAGGATTGGAAGAGAACAGTTTCCTTCTAAAATCTGTAGACGATGCCAATCGTATCCGTAAACACGTCGAAAATCGCATTCGCGAATATGCGCAAACGAAGAATAAAGCCGATGCCACTTTCATTGTCGGCGGCGGTGGTCTAACCGGTGTTGAACTTGTCGGTGAATTTGCTGATCTTATGCCAGAGCTAACGAAAAAATATGGTGTCGACCCTAATGACATCTCACTCATGTGTGTCGAAGCGGCCCCATCCATTCTTCCTGGATTCTCAGAAGAATTAATTGAACGTGCAACTTCCAGCTTAGAAGCCCGCGGTGTCCAATTTTTGACCGGTCTTCCTGTAACAAAGGTTGAAGGCGACGCTGTCGAACTAAAAGATGGTCAAACCATCAATGCGAAAACATTAGTTTGGACAGGCGGTGTCCAAGGCAACCCGGTAGTTGCTGATTCCGGCATTGAAGTTAACCGCGGCCGCGCCGTTGTGAATGATTACTTGCAATCCAATTCCCATGACAACATCTTTGTAGCTGGTGACAGCGCCGTTGTTATGAAGGAAGATGGCAAGCCATATCCACCAACAGCCCAAATTTCTTGGCAAATGGGTGAACTCATTGGCTACAATCTCTATGCTTACTTAAAAGATAAGGCCTTCGATACTTTCGATCCTGTTATGTCAGGGACGCTGGCTAGTCTTGGCCGCAAGGATGGTATCGCGACAGTGGGTGCCAACAATACCCAATTAAAAGGTATGCCTGCATCTATGATGAAACAAGCCAGTAACGTTCGCTACTTATCCCATATTAAAGGCCTATTTTCCTTGGCTTACTAA
- a CDS encoding DUF421 domain-containing protein, whose translation MGTLFDLVITPVIVFIVGLVLLRFTGKKAVSQMTSFDLLFVLILGTVISEPIVTKTLWKASVWALVLTLGYFGFTYLVLNNKLRWKLNDSPTVLIRNGDIDKKGLKKIRMTTPELISQLRIKGYENVADVEMATLEDVGEFSVIPKARARPLQPKDIQLSPSPTFIPIPIILDGQIIDHNLKYLDKNREWLEQQLIAQGYSMNVLDEITLAAVNQQGTLDVDSEDPSNNDQGSYAYKPGQEN comes from the coding sequence ATGGGAACTTTGTTTGATTTAGTGATAACCCCAGTCATTGTATTTATCGTTGGTTTAGTCCTTCTAAGGTTTACAGGTAAAAAAGCCGTTTCACAAATGACGAGTTTTGATTTATTATTTGTCCTCATTCTTGGTACAGTTATTAGTGAACCCATTGTTACAAAAACACTGTGGAAAGCCTCAGTATGGGCATTAGTCCTTACATTAGGTTACTTTGGATTCACCTATCTAGTTCTAAATAATAAACTGCGTTGGAAGCTCAATGACAGTCCCACCGTTCTCATTCGAAATGGTGATATTGATAAAAAAGGATTGAAAAAAATTCGGATGACGACACCGGAGTTGATTTCTCAGTTGAGAATCAAAGGGTATGAGAATGTCGCGGATGTTGAAATGGCCACCCTTGAAGATGTTGGAGAATTTAGCGTTATCCCCAAGGCAAGGGCACGTCCCTTACAGCCCAAAGACATTCAATTAAGTCCGTCACCCACATTTATTCCTATCCCAATTATTTTAGATGGACAAATTATTGATCATAATCTTAAATACTTGGATAAAAATCGAGAATGGCTGGAGCAACAGTTAATCGCACAAGGTTATTCCATGAATGTGCTTGATGAAATCACACTTGCTGCTGTCAACCAGCAGGGCACACTTGACGTGGACTCAGAGGACCCCAGTAATAATGATCAAGGTTCTTATGCCTATAAACCTGGGCAAGAGAATTAA
- a CDS encoding MIP/aquaporin family protein, which produces MSEFLGEIVGTMILIVFGGGVVAGVNLKKSNAEGSGWIVITFGWGFAVAFAVYAVGRITGAHVNPAVTVGLAAAGAFPWAKVPAYIIGQMIGALIGACIVYLAYLPHWRETKDPGAKLAVFSTAPAISQPFANLLNEMIGTFILVFGLQFIGANEFTEGLNPLIVGFLIVAIGMSLGGPTGYAINPARDLGPRIAHALLPIPGKGTSHWTYAWIPVVGPIIGGAFGALLYNVLFQDKISVGFWIVSAIVLIVIIGAIIGDRKKEVVNTSMSA; this is translated from the coding sequence ATGTCGGAGTTTCTTGGCGAAATTGTAGGGACGATGATTTTGATTGTCTTTGGCGGTGGTGTGGTTGCCGGTGTTAATCTGAAGAAGTCTAATGCTGAAGGGTCAGGTTGGATCGTTATTACGTTTGGTTGGGGGTTTGCAGTGGCCTTCGCTGTCTATGCTGTGGGTCGAATTACAGGAGCTCACGTTAATCCAGCAGTGACTGTAGGTTTGGCAGCTGCCGGTGCTTTTCCTTGGGCCAAAGTACCAGCCTATATTATTGGTCAAATGATTGGTGCGCTTATTGGCGCCTGTATTGTTTATTTGGCCTATTTGCCGCATTGGCGAGAAACAAAGGATCCTGGTGCTAAGCTGGCTGTATTTTCAACAGCACCGGCGATTTCTCAGCCTTTTGCTAACCTCTTAAATGAGATGATTGGCACATTCATTCTTGTATTTGGGTTGCAATTTATTGGCGCTAATGAATTTACTGAAGGCCTGAATCCTCTAATTGTAGGTTTCTTAATCGTGGCCATCGGCATGTCTTTAGGCGGACCAACAGGATATGCAATTAATCCGGCCCGTGACCTTGGACCGCGAATTGCCCATGCTCTTCTGCCGATTCCAGGGAAAGGAACATCGCATTGGACCTATGCTTGGATCCCGGTTGTTGGACCGATTATTGGGGGGGCGTTTGGCGCACTTTTGTATAATGTTCTATTTCAAGACAAAATTTCTGTAGGTTTCTGGATTGTATCAGCAATCGTTCTCATAGTAATTATAGGGGCTATCATTGGTGATAGAAAAAAGGAAGTCGTTAATACTTCCATGTCAGCTTAA
- a CDS encoding glycerol-3-phosphate dehydrogenase/oxidase has translation MTFSTLNRSEQLQAMADDTLDLLIIGGGITGTGIALDASVRGLNTGLVEMQDFAAGTSSRSTKLVHGGLRYLAQYEVKLVAEVGRERAIVYENAPHVTTPLWMLLPIYRDGSFSKFMTSIGIWMYDFLAKVKKSERRQMLDRETTLNKAPMLRKDGLKGGGYYVEYRTDDARLTLETMKAAAHRGVKASNYAKVEELLYDDAKQLQGVRVVDQLTGENYNIYAKKIVNAAGPWVDTLREQDGSKQGKFLQLTKGIHIVIDEAAFPLKQAVYFDTTNGDGRMIFAIPREGKVYVGTTDTTYKKEDFSNPKMTEADRDYLLEAINGRFSDVHIRPEDVESSWAGVRPLIYEEGKSADEISRKDEIFVSDSGLITIAGGKLTGYRKMAERVLDLVGEQLKDEGHMLIDQCQTAHIKLSGGDVGGGDGFSDFIHRRVKDGKRMGLEETTARQLVERYGSNVGTIYDTIHNISDEDAEQYGLPKTIMAMVRYGIEEEMTATLLDFFLRRSGALLFHIDWVRQWKAPVTRYMADLLGWSETDVQRFTKELEDMLHQASTPMKDE, from the coding sequence ATGACTTTCTCAACATTAAACCGCTCGGAACAGCTACAAGCCATGGCTGATGATACCCTTGATCTACTAATCATTGGCGGCGGAATTACTGGTACAGGTATTGCTTTGGACGCAAGTGTTCGTGGCCTTAATACTGGTCTTGTGGAAATGCAGGACTTTGCAGCGGGAACGTCAAGCCGCTCAACTAAATTGGTTCATGGTGGTCTCCGCTATCTTGCTCAATATGAAGTGAAGTTGGTCGCTGAAGTCGGGAGAGAGCGGGCAATTGTTTATGAAAATGCCCCGCATGTGACAACGCCGCTTTGGATGTTGTTACCGATTTATCGTGACGGTTCTTTCAGCAAATTCATGACGTCAATCGGTATTTGGATGTACGATTTTCTTGCCAAGGTTAAAAAAAGTGAGCGCCGACAAATGTTAGATCGCGAGACGACCCTTAATAAAGCACCGATGCTGCGGAAGGACGGGTTAAAGGGAGGCGGCTATTACGTTGAATACCGGACTGATGATGCTCGTCTGACGCTGGAAACAATGAAAGCTGCCGCACATCGCGGGGTCAAAGCGTCGAACTATGCCAAAGTTGAAGAACTATTATATGATGACGCGAAGCAGTTACAAGGGGTTCGTGTGGTTGATCAATTGACCGGTGAAAATTACAATATCTATGCGAAGAAAATAGTTAACGCGGCAGGGCCGTGGGTTGATACTTTACGTGAACAAGATGGTTCCAAGCAAGGGAAATTCTTGCAGTTAACGAAAGGGATTCATATTGTTATTGATGAAGCCGCTTTTCCGCTTAAGCAAGCCGTCTATTTTGATACGACAAACGGCGATGGTCGTATGATTTTTGCGATTCCAAGGGAAGGTAAAGTTTATGTTGGAACAACAGATACCACCTATAAAAAAGAAGACTTCTCGAATCCAAAAATGACAGAAGCTGATCGTGATTATCTTCTCGAGGCGATTAACGGCCGGTTTTCCGATGTCCATATTCGTCCAGAAGATGTTGAATCAAGTTGGGCCGGGGTTCGACCATTAATTTATGAAGAAGGAAAATCAGCGGATGAAATTTCACGTAAAGATGAGATTTTCGTTTCCGATTCTGGTTTAATTACGATTGCCGGAGGTAAATTGACGGGCTATAGAAAAATGGCGGAACGGGTGCTGGACCTCGTCGGCGAGCAATTGAAAGACGAGGGCCACATGCTCATTGACCAATGTCAGACCGCTCATATCAAATTATCGGGTGGTGATGTTGGTGGTGGCGACGGTTTTTCCGATTTTATTCATCGACGAGTTAAGGACGGCAAAAGAATGGGCTTAGAGGAGACAACTGCACGGCAACTTGTCGAACGTTATGGTTCGAATGTCGGAACGATCTATGATACCATTCACAATATTTCAGATGAGGATGCCGAGCAGTATGGTCTGCCAAAAACCATTATGGCTATGGTTCGTTACGGTATTGAGGAAGAAATGACGGCGACATTGCTCGACTTTTTCCTTCGTCGTTCGGGGGCATTGCTGTTCCATATTGATTGGGTTCGACAATGGAAGGCACCTGTGACCCGGTATATGGCCGATCTTCTAGGTTGGAGTGAGACTGACGTCCAGCGTTTCACTAAGGAACTGGAAGATATGCTGCACCAAGCGTCAACGCCGATGAAGGATGAATAG
- a CDS encoding polymer-forming cytoskeletal protein — MEREKLRDLDISGSGSVAGGLYDSVDISGSGKVTGDIECRTFDASGSSHVKGDIHTHSFDLSGSSHVHGDVTAVTIDSSGSSHISGHVITDQLESSGAMRVGKDLTGKTLDISGFVTIGGDCTADLFNAQGAFTVGGVLNANTIDVRLDHDAKADKILGESIQIRKRQRWSFISKLLDLFLTERALKADLIEGHYIILENTVAKIVRGDNVYIGRGCDIDVVEYSTDCHVNDDADVATQRKIDCSG, encoded by the coding sequence ATGGAACGAGAAAAATTAAGGGACCTAGACATTTCCGGTAGTGGGAGTGTTGCCGGTGGTCTTTATGACTCGGTTGACATCAGCGGGTCGGGAAAAGTTACGGGGGATATTGAATGTAGAACATTTGATGCTTCGGGTTCGAGTCATGTGAAAGGGGATATCCATACTCATTCTTTTGATTTGAGTGGGTCATCGCATGTTCATGGTGATGTGACGGCGGTCACGATTGATAGCAGTGGCAGTAGCCATATTTCAGGTCATGTTATTACTGACCAGCTCGAAAGTAGTGGAGCGATGCGCGTGGGTAAGGATCTCACGGGAAAAACACTTGATATCAGTGGGTTCGTCACAATTGGCGGGGACTGTACGGCAGATCTCTTCAATGCCCAAGGTGCCTTCACCGTGGGTGGTGTGCTTAATGCTAATACCATTGATGTTCGTCTGGACCATGATGCTAAAGCGGATAAAATACTAGGAGAATCGATTCAAATTCGTAAGCGACAACGCTGGTCATTTATTAGTAAACTATTAGATCTGTTTCTAACAGAACGTGCCTTAAAAGCTGATTTGATTGAAGGACATTATATCATTCTAGAGAACACCGTTGCCAAAATTGTGCGCGGCGACAATGTTTATATTGGCCGTGGGTGTGATATTGATGTTGTGGAATATAGCACAGATTGCCATGTTAATGATGATGCTGATGTGGCAACGCAGCGGAAAATAGATTGCAGTGGATAA
- the thiT gene encoding energy-coupled thiamine transporter ThiT, producing MKNMRLHAMIEAAILASMAMVLDLLPSIQLTAGISISFSMIPVFVVALRWGFRTGMLSGLLWGVLQVVLGDATILYIVQAFIEYLIAFPLVGVAGLFVYKVQQQIAEDKKRPAVIMVLLAIFLGSFARYFCHFIAGVYFFDQYAPENMSAVWYSFVINGTTMILTFILCAIVMSGLILVSPRFLVNRSLAWPDRGLGKSFGNNLKNIKR from the coding sequence ATGAAAAATATGCGTCTTCACGCGATGATTGAAGCGGCGATTTTAGCATCCATGGCTATGGTGCTGGACCTTCTTCCGTCCATTCAATTGACCGCGGGTATATCAATATCATTCTCCATGATCCCCGTTTTTGTTGTCGCATTGCGTTGGGGCTTTAGAACAGGAATGCTTTCTGGACTTTTGTGGGGCGTTTTACAAGTCGTCTTGGGTGATGCCACCATCCTTTACATCGTTCAAGCGTTCATTGAGTACTTGATTGCCTTTCCTTTAGTAGGTGTTGCTGGTCTATTTGTATATAAAGTCCAACAACAAATCGCTGAAGACAAAAAACGCCCGGCTGTCATTATGGTTTTATTGGCTATTTTTCTTGGAAGCTTCGCACGTTATTTTTGCCACTTTATTGCTGGTGTTTACTTTTTTGATCAATATGCACCTGAAAATATGTCGGCCGTTTGGTACTCTTTCGTCATAAACGGGACGACGATGATTTTGACGTTTATTTTATGCGCCATCGTCATGTCGGGACTGATCTTAGTATCGCCCCGTTTCCTTGTTAACCGCTCATTAGCATGGCCTGACCGTGGACTCGGAAAGTCATTTGGTAATAACTTGAAGAATATAAAACGTTGA
- a CDS encoding DUF1641 domain-containing protein, translating to MSETSNQQPSENQAAAQQTSSQVQRDVLDQLLNPEVQQSLTVLIENLPKLTELVTVLTKSYDTVQSLATDDVLKEDFKGGFQEVLDPLQGKAKEVAANAIEAKERAEDSEETIGLFGLLRLLKDPQAQKLFRFAQAYLTIMDEQERKQQ from the coding sequence ATGTCAGAAACATCGAATCAACAGCCTTCTGAAAATCAAGCTGCCGCACAACAGACTTCAAGTCAAGTCCAACGTGATGTGCTTGATCAACTGTTGAACCCTGAAGTTCAACAGTCATTGACGGTTCTCATCGAGAATCTTCCGAAGTTAACAGAATTGGTGACTGTGCTAACAAAGTCCTACGACACGGTTCAATCCTTAGCAACGGATGATGTCCTTAAGGAAGACTTCAAAGGAGGTTTTCAAGAAGTTCTTGATCCTTTGCAAGGCAAAGCAAAAGAGGTTGCTGCCAATGCTATTGAAGCAAAAGAACGTGCTGAGGACAGCGAAGAAACCATTGGACTTTTTGGTCTATTAAGATTGCTCAAAGATCCACAAGCCCAAAAGCTATTCCGCTTTGCGCAAGCTTACCTCACCATTATGGACGAACAAGAGCGGAAACAACAGTAA
- a CDS encoding DUF1657 domain-containing protein — MTVGTKIEQTIASCESTLANLKSFSLETQDQNAKQMFQNLSQQQQTILDNLNARLQYVQSQEPQYKQN, encoded by the coding sequence ATGACGGTCGGAACAAAGATTGAACAAACAATTGCTAGCTGTGAGAGTACATTAGCCAATTTAAAAAGTTTTTCTTTAGAAACTCAGGATCAAAATGCGAAACAAATGTTTCAAAACCTTTCTCAACAACAGCAAACCATCTTAGATAATCTAAATGCACGGCTCCAATATGTTCAAAGTCAAGAACCCCAATATAAGCAAAATTAA